The genomic DNA CATGCACGACCAGATCATAACGGCCGGTGACCAGGAACACCGATCGCACTTCCGGCACCGCCACCAGATCGTCGAGGATATGGTCGACAGTGCCGCGTTCGTGCTTGGACAGGCCGATCATGAACAGTGCCTCGATCCCAACGCCCATGGCGCGCGGATCGACATCGGCATGGGCGCCGCGCAGCACCCCGCTGTCGCGCAGATGCCGGATGCGGCTGTGCACCGAAGATGGCGCCAGATCGACCTCGGATGCGATCTCCTTCATCGACATCCGGGCATCGTTCTGCAACAGGCGCAGAATCTCGACATCCGTTCGGTCGAGGGGCGGTGGAGGGCTCATATTTCGTAATCCGTTCGATGGAAGGACCGGCCATCTGAAGATTATGCTGCATGGGTGGATTTCTTCCAGAAAAGGA from Tistrella bauzanensis includes the following:
- a CDS encoding Lrp/AsnC family transcriptional regulator — translated: MSPPPPLDRTDVEILRLLQNDARMSMKEIASEVDLAPSSVHSRIRHLRDSGVLRGAHADVDPRAMGVGIEALFMIGLSKHERGTVDHILDDLVAVPEVRSVFLVTGRYDLVVHVVVRDTLHLKDLALDRFTSRPGVTRIETSIIFDARRRHDLPSFTDD